Within the Oryctolagus cuniculus chromosome 19, mOryCun1.1, whole genome shotgun sequence genome, the region TACCCTCTGGGGCCGGTGGCTGTGCCTTTCAGCATCGGAGCCACCGGCTGTAAAATGGCACAGATGCACCGACGCCGGGGCCTAGTCGCTGCTGTGGCCTCTGGCGGCACCGCCCGTGGGACCCGGCGTAACCAGCACGTAGAGGCGGTGGATATCCGGTGTGCCTGCGTGGTGaggaggggtgggccaggccttCCTCGACTCCTCTGCCTGggaggcccggggtgggggtggggagtggtgtGAGCGACTGTTCCGAGGAGCCCCGCCCTGGGGATGAGTCTGCTGTGGGTGGGACTGAGCTTGGGGGCGTTCCCTGGGTGCCTCCGGCCGAGCCGACCGGGAGTTAGCGCCACCGTCGTGGGCCGGGAGGAGCCCTCCTGCAGAGccggcgccccctggtggccttATTGGAGGCCCTCGACTCCCTTTATCGCTGGTCAGACTCTTGGAATggggagccccctccccgcctgccGCCCAGGGGTGACGGACTACACCAAGGAAAATCCAAATTGGAAACTACagcaggaaagaaagggaaatgaggCCCTCACGTGGCCACCCTCCCCCAGTCCCCTTGTCCGTCTTAGGGATTCGTTCCAGTTGTTCGTGCCAGAGAGCGTCTAGCTGGAACTTATTCCTGGCAATGCCCTGTAAACTGGGCACTGGCTCTGCACACCAGATCGGGTGGAGTTGGTCTTGATGGCCAGGGGCCACCTTGCACGTCTGTGTGCTCCCCAGGTGACTtcaggggagggaggacaggtCCCTCCCCTCTCAGGGATGCAGGCTCCAACCACTGGGCTAGGGGGACAGGAGGCTGTGGGAGCTGCAGGAGGGCCGAGCACACAGAACTCTCCGGGTTTGCTGCCCTTGGTGCTCAAGCTGACACCTGGTCTGTCCAGCCCGTGCGTGGACAGGCGCTGCCTCTGCCCCCTGGGTGCTCTTAGCACTGATGACACAGGCGGGGGCCGATGGCCCTGCAGCGGGATCTCACCCAGGGTCTTCAGCTCCACAGGCGTGGGGACCTGGCAGTAGGACCGGCCACAGGGAAGTCCGCCGCGGTGAAGGATGCTCGCAGAGCCAGTTCCAGCCgcccaggagcaggagcagctgggcGCCGTCaagctggaggaggaagaggaggtcgGGCAGGAGGATCCCCGGCGGACAGAGGCCAGGCCCCGGCCCGAGGTGGCCCACCAGCTGTTCAGATGCTTCCAGTACCAGGAGGACATGGGGCCGCGGGCGTCCCTGGGCCGGCTGCGGGAGCTGTGCCGCCACTGGCTGCGGCCAGCTCTGCACACCAAGAAGCAGATCCTGGAGCTGCTGGTGCTGGAGCAGTTCCTGAGCGTGCTGCCCCCGCACCTGCtgcaccgcctgcagggccagcagctcCGCGACGGCGAGGAGGTGGTGCTGCTGCTGGAGGGCATCCCTGGGGAGGCCAGCCACGCGGGGCCTCTGGTAAGGGGCGTGGGGGCTCGGGGACggccctgtggccctgggaggggcgtGGGAGCTCGGGGACggccctgtggccctgggaggggcgtGGGAGCTCGGGGGACggccctgtggccctgggaggggcgtGGGAGCTCGGGGACggccctgtggccctgggaggggcgtGGGGGCTCGGGGACggccctgtggccctgggaggggcgtGGGGGCTCGGGGACggccctgtggccctgggagggacGGAGCTCGGGGACggccctgtggccctgggagggacGGGAGCTCAGGGGACggccctgtggccctgggagggacGGAGCTCGGGGACggccctgtggccctgggaggggcgtGGGAGCTCGGGGACggccctgtggccctgggaggggcgtGGGAGCTCGGGGACggccctgtggccctgggagggacGGGAGCTCGGGGACggccctgtggccctgggaggggctcTCCACACCCCGCTTCCCCCGGCCTGCCAgtgcctccccagcctcctgactCCTTCCCTGGgtgcctctcccatctcctgtccCACCCGGGGCAGCCCCCGAGGCCCTGTCTCACACCTAACACCCTGTGTTTCCAACAGGATTTCAGTTTCAGTGCTGGCAAAAATTGTCCCCGCGCAGACATCCCCTCGGGTGAACAGGGGGACCTCTCCCAGGCCCCCGGCCACAGCCCCAAAAAGGAAGTGCCCTCCGAAGAGCCCGCAGCCCTCGCTCCACCCAGTGAGCCGGCTCTGGCCCCGCCAGGGCCCACCAAGCCTTCCGACCTGGGAGAGTGGAGCCGGGTCACAAGTTCAAGGCAGCCATCCAGCCCGGCTCCCCAGTGGACACTCCAGGTCTCGCCCGACAGCTGTGAGGAGCCGGAGCTTGGCGAAGCCAGGGATCTGATGTGTGCGGGTGaggcggctgggggtggggtggggcagcagcccccaggtgtggggtgggggaggagccagTGATGTTTGTGCCAGGCTAAGAGcgtctccttccttcccctccgcTTCCAGAGCCCCAGGGCCCCGCACTGTGGTCGGAGCAGAATTCCCGGGATCAGGAGCTGGCAGCCGTGCTGGTGAGCAGGCCTCACCCCAGGGGCTTGAAAGCCTCGaacttcctctgcctctgcagtTTCGGCAGATGCCGGTTTTCCTCGCTCACCCAGCGTCTCGCTCTTGTTATAGGAGTCCTTGACCTTTGAGGATGTCCAGGAGAAAAAGACTGGACCTGCACACCCTCTGGGTAAGGGACCCCTCCTCGGGGGCAGGCCACCCATGGCTCTTCCTTACCTAAAGCTCAACCCACCTCACTGAATGGCCTCCCCCCATGCTGATGGTGTCTGAACTGTgtgagagggaggtcttccatcctcaggttcactccccaaatggctgtaagggccggggctgtgccaggccaaagccaagaacctggaaaacCATCTgcgtctcctccatgggtggcaggggcccaagcacatggaccaccctccgctgctttcccaggctcatcagcagggagctggatgggaagtggaacagccggggctcaaactgaCACCGGTGTGAGATGCTGGCCTCGAAGGCCCCTTTTGGGCTCTTTGATGGGCTGTCTTGAAGGCCCATTTGTCCAGTTGTAATCATCAACCTTTGACTGAACCCGTAAAATAGGTGGTGAAGGGAGGGCCAGCCCACGGATGTGGGTGATGGGGGGGACACTTTGCACGGTGCTGCAAGTGAATTTCACACTTTACAGTGGTTGTCGTGATAGATTCTGTATTTggctgaaattaagaaaaaataaaacaggcagCTGAGGAAGGCATGCTcgccggagccccgcccccagctccacgGTCCCAAGCTTCTTTCAAACTTCCAGGGCTCAGATCCTGGCCCTTCCCTAGAGGCCTTGGAAGAGGCCTGGCCATCCCTGTCTTGCTTCTGTCCTAGGATTCGGAGGCACAACCACGGACAAGGATGAGTTTAAAAAGGAAGAACCCAGCGGGGCggcctggccccctgccaccGAAGCAGATTCCAAGGCCCCAGAGCCGCCCGCACAGTCGCCGGGGCCAGGCCCGGAGGCGAGCTGCACGGGTGCAGGGGGCTCCCCTTCCAGCAGTGGCGAAGTTTTAGAGGCTACTGCGCCGGGGGCCGCCGCCTCCTCCGATGAACAGCTGCAGTTCCTATGCACCGAGTGCGGGGTAAGCTTCCGGCAGCTGTCCCGGCTGAAGGCGCACCAGCTCCGCTCTCACCCGCAGGCGCGCTCCTACGTGTGCCTGTGCTGCGGCAAGAGCTTTGGCCGAAGCTCCATCCTCAAGCTGCACATGCGCACTCACACGGACGAGCGGCCGCACGCCTGCCACCTCTGCACCCACCGCTTCCGCCAGAGCTCGCACCTGACCAAACACCTGCTAACGCACTCCTCCGAGCCCGCCTTCCTGTGTGCCGAGTGTGGCCAGGGCTTCCAGCGTCGCAGCAGCCTGGTGCAGCACCTGCTGGCGCACACCCAGGACCAGAAGCCCGCGTGCGCCCCGGAGGCCAAGACAGAGGTGCCGGAGCTGACCGTCATCCTGTGCACCCACTGTGGCCAGAGCTTCCAGCACCGCTCCAGCCTCAAGCGCCACCTGCGCATCCACGCCAGGGGCAAAGACCACCGGTGCTCCGAACCCTCTAGCAGCCCCAGCCCGAAAACCAAGAGCAGGCCCTACGTGTGCGGGGACTGCGGCAAAGCCTTCCGGCGCAGTGAGCACCTGGTGACCCACCGGCGCCTGCACACAGGGGAGCGGCCCTTCTCGTGTGAGGCCTGCGGCCGCAGCTTCACACAGAGCTCCCAGCTGGTCAGCCACCAGCGTGTGCACACCGGTGAGAAGCCCCACACTTGCGCGCAGTGCGGCAAAAGCTTCGTGCGGCGGGCCGGGCTCGCCCGCCACCTGCTGACGCACGGCGGCCTGCGGCCCCACCACTGCGCTCAGTGTGGCAAGAGCTTCATGCAGACGCAGGACCTGGCCCGCCACCTGCGCAGCCACACGGGCGAGAAGCcctgccgctgcagccagtgtggcGAGGGCTTCAGCCAGAGCGCGCACCTAGCGCGCCACCAGCGCATCCACACCGGGGAGAAGCCGCATGCCTGCGACACGTGCGGCCACCGCTTCCGCAACAGCTCCAACCTGGCCCGCCACCGGCGCAGCCACACCGGGGAGCGGCCCTACAGCTGCCCAACGTGTGGCCGCAGCTTCCGGCGCAACGCCCATTTGCAGCGGCACCTGGCCACGCACGCGGGGTCGGGCCACGAGGCTGAGGCCCCCCAGGAGTGCCCGGAGTGTGGCAAGACCTTCAGCCGCAGCtgcaacctgctgcgccacctgCTCGTGCACACCGGCGCCAGGCCCTACCCCTGCTCCCAGTGTGGCCGCAGCTTCAGCCGCAACTCGCACCTGCTGCGCCACCTGCGGACCCACACCCGGGAGACGCTGTACTAGCCTCGCCACACGCacccctgcctgggagaccctgtACTAGCCTCGCCACACGCGCCCCTGCCTGCGGCACCGCCCCTGCCACGCACGCCTCTCTCTGGCTTCACGTTGGGCCTCTGTTTCTGTGACACCTCATGCCCCCACTAAAAAGGCCTTTAGAAAACAGTACCCCTGTTTCCTCCTAAAGCCACCACAAGGCCATGGCGAAGTCTTTCTCGTGTCCCCATCCCAGCCCTTCTCCAATGGGCTCcgtgggagctgggtggggagggggccagctGACCCCGGGCAGTTGCAGGGAGGCCCAAGGAATCTCACTCTGCAATTTTTTCTTGCCCAGTCTAACCCCTGAACCTGAGCAGTCTGATCCGGTAGCGGCCAGCCTTCCATGGGTctttacatttaaattaattaaaggcaaatgagaggctggcgctgcggctcactaggctaatcctctgccttgcggcgctggcacaccgggttctagtcccggtcgggcgccggattctgtcccggttgcccctcttccaggccagctctctgctgtggccagggagtgcagtggaggatggcccgagtacttgggccctgcaccccatgggagaccaggataagtacctggctcctgccatcggatcagtgtggtgcggcagccattggagggtgaaccaacggcaaaggaagacctttctctctgtctctcactgtccactctgcctgtcaaaaacataaaaaaaataaaataaaaaaaaggcaaatgagaAGTAAAATCCTGGATGGTAGATTATTGTGGAAAACCTCTTGTTCTGGAACCTTGCTAACTTTTCAAACTGAAGGAACATGAGCTGCCTGCAGCTCACGTCGGGCTGGGCTGACAGAACCTCCTCAGCCCTCGCTGGCTCCTGCACAGGCCCTGCCTCTGGGTGCCCGTAAATCAGGTGGTTTCCATGAAGCCACAAGAGAGTCAAAGCCCAGAGGCACCCACCCTTCCTGTTTGTGAGGTCTGATGGTTTTCAAGAAAAACAGCTCCATGTCTCGGTTATGTCCACACcttcctaactcttccttgaaagGAACTGGACTTAGCCAAGGGAGAACTGATCCAGACTCCAGGAGGAAATCAAATGAACCTTGGACACGGCCATCAGAAACGTCCCAGGCCTGGGGAAGGTCCGGCTCTTTTGGGGTTGAGGGGAGGATCGGGCTTCACCGAGAGCCACTAGATGTCAGCAGCAGGGTCATCTCAGCCAGGACCGTGGGGGAGGGGATTTCAGAGGAAGAACCTGTCCAGTAAGGGACTGAGGAGTGAGGGCCCCCTTTCCTGGACACCTGCTGTGGGCTGGGTTATTGGGGGGGAGCGAGGCAGGAAGTGCACCTGAGGGGCAGTTTCCAAATTAAGGAGATGGCACCCCCGGCAGCCggagcagcaggtggctgggTGAGCAGCTGGACAACATTTGTCCGGAAGAAAAGATGTACAATGTGTTTGGCCGGGCAGGAAGAGTAAGAGGCTGTTTACCGCGGAACGGTTGCTGAGGTTGGTGGGCAGGGgctgatttccttctttctttctagatttatttgaaagagtaacagacaggaatcttccatctgctggttcacttccccagtgaccacagcagcaagggccaggccaggctgaagccaggaaccccatccaggtctcccatgtaggtgacaggttcccaagtacttgggccatcttcacattagcagggagctggaccagaagcggggCACACAGGAGCTGCttgatacgggatgccggcactgcagagagcagctgaacccactgagccacagcatcagcccccagtcacttcatttttcaaaataaatcctttaGCTCTGGCTAATGGATGGAAATGCCTTGAAGGAGGCCAAGCCGGAGAGAGCAGCTAGGAGGCCATGAACTTGTCCAGGCTCCCAGTGAAGGAGCCTTCAATATGGCACGGGGTGAGCCGTGCGGTGGGAGAAGCCCTGTGGCAGGCAAAGGGGTGAGGGGAAGTGGAGGTTTGACATGGGGTCACTTGGGAAGTACAGGGGAGGGCTGTGACAAAATAGTGGCAGAGAGAAGTTCCCAGGTCATGGCCAAAGATAGGAAAACGCTGGGTCAGGACCTGCAGCTGGGCAGCACCTGGAGCTGAGGCCTCAGGCCAGAGGGAGGCCAGAGGGAGGCCAGAGGGATGTCTAGAAGGTGGGAGTGAAAGGTGGAGGCCTAAGGTCCGGCAGGGCTGTGCCCTTGGTTATTTCCCCAACCCCCCAGGAGTGGCTGGGCTGATGTCAGGTCCATTGTCCACCCGTTCCCCTGTTGGGATCCCAGCGTGGCCCCCATGGGGACAGTTCTAAAGCTCCAGAGTTCATTGCTGTTTTCCAAGAGTGTCAGAGGAAGTGGGTTCTGACCCACAAAGACAGTCAACACCCTCCCAGTGCTCCCCGGCCAATGCAGCCCAGCACTTGTCCCAGACGTGGGCCACCCTGCAGGTGCTTCCTCACCAGCCCCCGCCCATTTCCTCCTAGAACCCCAGGACTGATCAGGTCAGCCCTCCCATCCCATTGTCTCAGCAGCTGCTGGTCACTGGCTGAACGGGAAGAAGCTGATCTCTGTGTGTCCacctggcggggggtgggggttggggggaagggGGAGCGTCTTCTAGGGCTCCTGAACTTGGCCTCAGAGACAGTGATAATATTCACTTCCTCTTGCTCCTCACTCTGCAATCTCTGTAGGCAGGGTCAGTCTCAGGCCCAGAGATTTGCCCTTGCCCTGTCCCTCCACTGCCTCCATCCTGGTCCAAAAGGCCCAATCCAGCCACGTGATCTTGGGGGGAGACAAGCCAGAAATGCTGTGGGGGGGTTGTTGTGACATGGTGGTAAAGCTGTCTCTTGTGAGGCCGGCATCGCATactggtgccagtttgtgtctctctgctgcacttccaatgcagctccctgtgttggtctgagaaaagcagcagaaggtggcccaagtgttggatccctgccacccatgtgggaaacccagagggggTTCTAGACGCCTGggtcaggcctggcccagccctggctgtcaggtGCCTGGAGCCCAGGAAAGGGCAGCCAGTGGGCACCTGTGGTGCGCCGGGCACTGTGAGAACAATGCGCCAGGCTGCAGTTCTGGAGTCCGAGTTCATGGTGACCGGTGTCCCCAGTACAGAGGTCGGGTGGAGCCCTGGCCCCACTGTTTCTGGTTGGGACCATGTCGCCCAGGCCCAGTCCTGTTGTGCCTAACAGAGAGAGCTCCAGGCAGGCCGTGGGTTTCTTTCCAGCATCTTTTATTAAGGCAGTAGAGCGAGAGTAGCCGGTCAGCTCTGCAGGTcaggcaggaaggggctgggggcgggaggtAATGATGGGCCCAGGGTGCGCAGGAAGGCGTAGACACTTCAAAGACTTTAAGAAGCGGGGAGCGCAGGGCTTTGAGCTCCCTAGACCCCAAGGGGCAGCCCAAGCCACTTCATCAGGGAGCAGCGGAAACGCTTCAGTGTGCGCCACACGAGCTCGACGGCGCTGCGCAAGGCCTGCACCCCGGCGGCCACCAGCTCCTGCAGCCAGGCCAACGCACGCTGCCAGcgctgctgcagccggcccaGCATTGCCCGGAACCACCGCCGCAGCGTTTCCCAGAAGCTCTGCCTGGACTGCTCGCCGCCTAACCGCTCGTATCTCTGCCCAGAGCCCGACGGCCTCTTGACCCGAGATCGCAACTCCAGTTGCATGTCAGAAGACAAAGGAATGGTCTCCTGTGGGGGACCAGTGCTGCTCAGGGTGCGGTTGGTGGGGGGTGCAGGCCCAGACCCCAAACCCGCCCCCCCCCGGCTGCTGCCTGGAATGGAGGGAGTCTGGGAGACAGAAGCCCGCAGAAACAAGCAGGCTCTCCCCAAGCCCTCGCCTTCAGCTGCCCTCTGTGGCAGAGACCATGAGGGCTGCAAGAGGAGGGGTCTTCACATCCATGGAGGGTGCCATGAAAAGATCAGCTTTTCATAGGCCCCCCAAAATTGAAGTCCAGGCATGGTTTTTGCatgaatgcattttccatgaactttttgaagacccctcgtatGTGCTTGTCCATTGACGGCTCTGACCCCAGCTCCAGGCCCCCGTGGGCTCTAGCAGGCTCATTGTGTGCACATGGGGggagtcaggggtgggtgccagCCAGGCAGCCACCTCCTGAGCCCACTAGCCCATCCCTGGGGAGCTATGCACACAGGGGACGGGGAGGTAGGGGCAGTAGTGAGGGCTGTGACAGGTGCCCCAACTCACCAGGTTGTTACGAAAGTGGCTCTCTACGTTGTCCAACAAGACCTCGTTGATGCTGTCCTGGGGAGACAGAGTGTGGGCAACACAGACACTCCTCCTACTGGGCCCCAGGGTGCTGCCCGCACATCCGGGTGAGCCCAGACCCCACAGCCTGGAGACCAGGACTACACCATAGGGAACAACAAAGCCAAAATTACCTCCAGTGACTCCAGACTGGACTCGTccagctgtggggtgggggtgggaggaaatcACATGGTTCAAACCCGCAGCCTCTGTCACTCCACTCTTCTCCCGGAGCCCAGCCTGTTCTCAGCTCCACGCCCACCCTGGGAACCTACTCTGCCAGCAGTATGATGTGGCACGAAGACAGCCCTGAGTTCCCTCTGCGTCTCCCACCTGTGCCTCACCTGCCACAGGTGTGAACTGAGAAGCTAGTGGGCTGTAGTTTCTGTCCAAGGTAAGGGATGAGCAAGCCTGACGTAGCAccttcatcatcatcaccatcctcatcctcaccccccacccaatgtggagagcctgggggtggggacatGTGAGCATCGACCCACCTGTTCACCTCTTAAATGTTGGCCTTGGGCAACAGAAATGAATCTGTCCAGGTCCTTGTGCTGTAAAGAGGCACAGAGTTGGCCTGGATCCCAGGTgggcaggagcctcctcaggaTGCCCACTCAGGCCCCCTGCCTATCGCCTTACCATCTTGTACGAGGCTGTGTCAATGTCATCACAGGGTAACTGTGGAAAGGAGAGAACACTCAGGCCTCGTGTGGCCtcaagtcacacacacacccccgacACACAGGCATGGACACTGTGCCTGCTCAGCACGGCAGCCCACACCTCCGGGGCCCGGTGAGAGGCGGCCAAGGGTGGAtttgctgggctgggctggggaagggCAGCACGGCCACTCCTCTCCGACACTGCCAGTGTCAGGCAGGGCCTTGTGGCATTCAGCTGCCCCTCAGACCTCTGACCCCGCCTTCCTCACCcccccaggctctgggctggccccacagaggcagggaggacCCCACAGAGCACCATGGAGGACCTGGCCAGCCTCCCATTTGCAGGGGGAGAGTGGGGCACCCAGGTCTACTGGCCTGGGCCGTTCTTGGGCTGCCGCAGCCAGGCCAGCCCTCAAAGGGTCTTTGTCCAGTCCAGGGCTGTGctaccccaccccaggcctggcaTCCCCCCTCATCCTTGTCTCCAGCTCCCCACACCCACAGAAGGTATAAGCCCTCCTGTGACAGACACccacgccctgccctgcccggcgGGTGCCGCTCACGGCTCACAGAGCTGTTCCCACAGCCCCTCCCGGAAGGGAGTCTGTCCCGCAGCCACTTCCTGCTGAGCGATGTGCAGAGCAACGTGAAGCTGACAGCAAGCCCCATCAGCAAGAGCAGAGAGCCCAGCACTCAGCCCCCAGCACTGGGGCGAGCAGGGCACAGCCAGGGAGAGGCACCCTGTGGGGAGCTGGCTGGGgcccagccaccacctgctgcactcacctgggagtaGCCCATGGCGCTTGGATGTCCAGGAGCCCAGCCCGCTGGAGAGGAGCTGGCGAGAAGAAAGGGTCTCAGAGAGGCAGTGCCGAGGCCTTGGGGACCCCTGACTCCCACCCCAGCTGTACTCCCCAGGGACACTCACCCGCTCATCCCTGTCCTCTTGGTACTAAGGCCAGCAGGGGACTGCCTgggaggacagagcagaggaggCTCAAGAgctgaggaggagggaggagctggCCCTGGGCGGAGCCTCCCTTAGcacggcggggtgggggtgggggaggggagcacacggggtggggggcagggagaaaagaaagagaaagaatgaggaaaggaaagtggggtggggtggccggcactgtgaacagcgggtgaagcc harbors:
- the ZSCAN10 gene encoding zinc finger and SCAN domain-containing protein 10 isoform X2, with the protein product MALQRDLTQGLQLHRRGDLAVGPATGKSAAVKDARRASSSRPGAGAAGRRQAGGGRGGRAGGSPADRGQAPARGGPPAVQMLPVPGGHGAAGVPGPAAGAVPPLAAASSAHQEADPGAAGAGAVPERAAPAPAAPPAGPAAPRRRGGGAAAGGHPWGGQPRGASEPQGPALWSEQNSRDQELAAVLESLTFEDVQEKKTGPAHPLGFGGTTTDKDEFKKEEPSGAAWPPATEADSKAPEPPAQSPGPGPEASCTGAGGSPSSSGEVLEATAPGAAASSDEQLQFLCTECGVSFRQLSRLKAHQLRSHPQARSYVCLCCGKSFGRSSILKLHMRTHTDERPHACHLCTHRFRQSSHLTKHLLTHSSEPAFLCAECGQGFQRRSSLVQHLLAHTQDQKPACAPEAKTEVPELTVILCTHCGQSFQHRSSLKRHLRIHARGKDHRCSEPSSSPSPKTKSRPYVCGDCGKAFRRSEHLVTHRRLHTGERPFSCEACGRSFTQSSQLVSHQRVHTGEKPHTCAQCGKSFVRRAGLARHLLTHGGLRPHHCAQCGKSFMQTQDLARHLRSHTGEKPCRCSQCGEGFSQSAHLARHQRIHTGEKPHACDTCGHRFRNSSNLARHRRSHTGERPYSCPTCGRSFRRNAHLQRHLATHAGSGHEAEAPQECPECGKTFSRSCNLLRHLLVHTGARPYPCSQCGRSFSRNSHLLRHLRTHTRETLY
- the ZSCAN10 gene encoding zinc finger and SCAN domain-containing protein 10 isoform X1, with amino-acid sequence MLAEPVPAAQEQEQLGAVKLEEEEEVGQEDPRRTEARPRPEVAHQLFRCFQYQEDMGPRASLGRLRELCRHWLRPALHTKKQILELLVLEQFLSVLPPHLLHRLQGQQLRDGEEVVLLLEGIPGEASHAGPLDFSFSAGKNCPRADIPSGEQGDLSQAPGHSPKKEVPSEEPAALAPPSEPALAPPGPTKPSDLGEWSRVTSSRQPSSPAPQWTLQVSPDSCEEPELGEARDLMCAEPQGPALWSEQNSRDQELAAVLESLTFEDVQEKKTGPAHPLGFGGTTTDKDEFKKEEPSGAAWPPATEADSKAPEPPAQSPGPGPEASCTGAGGSPSSSGEVLEATAPGAAASSDEQLQFLCTECGVSFRQLSRLKAHQLRSHPQARSYVCLCCGKSFGRSSILKLHMRTHTDERPHACHLCTHRFRQSSHLTKHLLTHSSEPAFLCAECGQGFQRRSSLVQHLLAHTQDQKPACAPEAKTEVPELTVILCTHCGQSFQHRSSLKRHLRIHARGKDHRCSEPSSSPSPKTKSRPYVCGDCGKAFRRSEHLVTHRRLHTGERPFSCEACGRSFTQSSQLVSHQRVHTGEKPHTCAQCGKSFVRRAGLARHLLTHGGLRPHHCAQCGKSFMQTQDLARHLRSHTGEKPCRCSQCGEGFSQSAHLARHQRIHTGEKPHACDTCGHRFRNSSNLARHRRSHTGERPYSCPTCGRSFRRNAHLQRHLATHAGSGHEAEAPQECPECGKTFSRSCNLLRHLLVHTGARPYPCSQCGRSFSRNSHLLRHLRTHTRETLY
- the IL32 gene encoding interleukin-32; protein product: MSGSSPAGWAPGHPSAMGYSQLPCDDIDTASYKMHKDLDRFISVAQGQHLRGEQLDESSLESLEDSINEVLLDNVESHFRNNLETIPLSSDMQLELRSRVKRPSGSGQRYERLGGEQSRQSFWETLRRWFRAMLGRLQQRWQRALAWLQELVAAGVQALRSAVELVWRTLKRFRCSLMKWLGLPLGV